GCACGTGTTGGTTCCGCTCGATGGATCACCGTTAGCTAGCGAAGCCCTAAACCATGCGCTTGAAATATTCGACTGTCAAATTACGGTGCTAAATATCGTGACACCGCTGGACGGCGGGATGAGTGAGGGATCTGTATTTGAGGTCAATCAGGACCGGGTTGACGATGCCGACGACCAAGCGACCGAACTGGTTGAGGCAGCTCGGCAGCGGGTTGCCTCAGACAACCAGTCCGTGAAAACGGTCATCAAGACAGGCGATCCCTCCGAGACTATTCTGGCATATATCGAGACTTACGACGTCGACCACATCGTGATGGGAAGCCATGGTGAGGACGGCAGTGAATTAAAACGACGTCTGCTTGGGACAGTTTCGACTGCAGTTATCGGTGAGGCATCGATTCCGGTCACTATCATTCGCTAACAGTCGGAAACTAGGTTATTGTAGATGGAAATGACGCCCTGAGAGAAGCTAACGATCGCCGTATCTGACCTCACAATGGACCTCATTGCTGGGATAGCCGACTCCTTCATCACATGGCCGATCAGCGTGGGATCCTCCGGGGTGGCGTCGGTTTCCTGCTGTCGTGGTCGTGTCACCATGCATTATCGATATCGCTTCCGATTCACTACTTCTCTTGGAGGTAATTGGGCGTCTCACCGCGTGGCGTGAACGCGCTGGGTGAGGCTGTGCGCTTGGCGATCGTGGCGAGCCGGTGGATGAACGAGAGCAACACGGTGAACGGCGCAAATCCAACTGC
The genomic region above belongs to Halococcus salifodinae DSM 8989 and contains:
- a CDS encoding universal stress protein, whose translation is MTPSHVLVPLDGSPLASEALNHALEIFDCQITVLNIVTPLDGGMSEGSVFEVNQDRVDDADDQATELVEAARQRVASDNQSVKTVIKTGDPSETILAYIETYDVDHIVMGSHGEDGSELKRRLLGTVSTAVIGEASIPVTIIR